GTTGGTGCGCAGCAAGTTGAAGATCGGCGGTGTGCTGCACATGGCCACCGACTGGGAACCTTATGCCGAGTACATGCTGGAAGTCATGAATGTCGCGCCGGGCTACCGCAACCTGGCCGAAGACGGCAAGTGCGTACCGCGCCCGGCCGAACGGCCGATCACCAAGTTCGAGCGCCGTGGCGAACGGCTCGGGCATGGGGTTTGGGATTTGAAGTTCGAAAAGTTGGCGTAAGCATCGCGCGTTAAACAATGTGGGAGCCGGTGTGCTCCCACATTTCGTTTCACGGTCTATCGACGGTCCGCCACCACGCCAATCAGCACCAGCACCACCAGCAATACCGGCGCCAGGCTGTAGTTGTTGAACTGGCTCAAGCCTCGGACGATCCACGGCGTGGCGTAGATCAGTGCGGCGCCGCTGCCGATCATGCACAACAGGGCGATCAGCGGGACGCGCAAGGCGCCGGCGATGCTGCCCAAGCGTTGCTCGACCCAGCCCTTGATGTCAGCACCAAACA
The Pseudomonas marvdashtae genome window above contains:
- a CDS encoding DUF3392 domain-containing protein, translating into MDLVLDLLATVSRWSRSNLSEISLALVGCLLVLFGADIKGWVEQRLGSIAGALRVPLIALLCMIGSGAALIYATPWIVRGLSQFNNYSLAPVLLVVLVLIGVVADRR